The Anaerolineae bacterium genome segment ACAGCGGGCGCTGGGGTCGTGCGCCCAACCTGTCCAGCGCTTCCCAGCGCGGCCCCTGGAAAATCTGCAGGAAGCGTTCGTACACCAGCCGGGCGGCGGAGATGCCGGCCTTGCCGGCCAGTTCCGCTTTTCCCAGGCGCTCCAGCTCCGCGTCCACCAGGGTATCGAGCTGGCTGACGAAGAAAGAGGCCACCGAGGCGACGCGGTGCAGGTCCTGGCCGGCCCTGGCGCGCCCCTCCATGCCGCGCAGAAAGGCTTCTGCCACTGCGGCGTACTGCTCCACGGAAAAGATAAGGGTGACGTTGACGTTCACCCCCTCCCGGATGAGCGTCTCAATGGCCGGCAGGCCTTCCGGCGTGGCCGGCACCTTGATCATCACGTTCGGCCGGCCAAGGAGGGAGAAAAGCCGGCGCGCCTCCGCGATGGTGCCGGCGGTATCATGGGCCAGGGTCGGGCTGACCTCCAGGCTGACATAGCCGTCCAGCCCATCGGTGGACTGATACACGGGCAGAAGCAGGTCTGCGGCCTGGGCAATATCTTCGACGAACAATTCCTCGGCGACGCTCTGGACC includes the following:
- the tal gene encoding transaldolase; translation: MSKLQELANLGQSIWLDYIRRSFIQSGDFAALIAQGLRGVTSNPTIFEKAIAGSNDYDDAIRARLNAGKPVQSVAEELFVEDIAQAADLLLPVYQSTDGLDGYVSLEVSPTLAHDTAGTIAEARRLFSLLGRPNVMIKVPATPEGLPAIETLIREGVNVNVTLIFSVEQYAAVAEAFLRGMEGRARAGQDLHRVASVASFFVSQLDTLVDAELERLGKAELAGKAGISAARLVYERFLQIFQGPRWEALDRLGARPQRPL